DNA from Rubripirellula lacrimiformis:
CTTGCCAGCGGAAAGTCGGTCGCGCTGCGACGCTGGGAAATGGACGCGTGTGAGTTCAATCATTCGGTTTGCCGTGAATACGAAACCGTCGGCTTGGTGATCAGCGGCGAATTGGCATTGGATCTAGACGGCGAGATTGTCCATCTGCATCCAGGCGACTCGTGGCTTGTCCCCGAAGGCGCACCGCACCGATACCGCGTTGTCGAACCGGTGGTTGTCATCGAAGCCACCAGCCCGCCAGCACGATTCAATGACCGCGACGAACCGGCCTAAGAATCATCGGCGTTCGATTGCAGATTCACTGCAGACGAGGTAACCAACGGATGTCGACAATGTGGCATCTGCTGGCGACTTACGCTTGGGACGCACACCGATCGACAGGGCTTCGAATTGACTTGCCGCGATTCGGGAACGACACTTTGGCGAACACTTCCCGTTCGATCCAAACGTGAATCATGATGCGGCATAGCCAAAGTTTGTTCTCCACCGCTTTTAGATCTCTGCTGGCAAGTTATCGTGCCAAGGCAGGACGACATCCATTGTCGACCGGCAACATCGCCGCTTGTTGGACGATGCTGTCGCTGACGATGCTTTCGTCCGCAGCGGCGCAATCCGGCGATGCCTCATCCGGCAACGCTTCGGATGCTTCCAGGCCCAACGTTATCTTGATCGTCACCGATGACCAGGGCTATGGCGACATGTCGTGTCACGGCAACCCGTGGTTGAAGACACCCCATTTGGACCAATTGGCTAGCGAAAGCGTGCGGCTGGAAGACTATCACGTCGATCCGGTCTGCACGCCCACGCGAGCCGCATTGATGACGGGTCGGTATTGCACTCGCGTCGGTGCCTGGGCGGTGGTTCAGGGGCGACAGTTGCTGCAACGGGATGAATCAACCATCGCAAACGTGTTCGCCGATGCCGGGTACCGGACGGGAATGTTTGGCAAATGGCACCTCGGCGATGCACACCCGTATGCGCCTCGCTTTCGGGGGTTCCAGGATGTGGTGTGTCACTTAGCGGGCGGAGCCGACGAGATTGGCAACCCTGTCGAAAACGACTTCTTCGATGACACCTACTATCGAAACGGAGTCCCCGAAAAGTTCGACGGATACTGCACCGATGTATTCTTCAGCGAACTGCAACGTTTCGTCACACAAGAATCCGACGCTCCGTTCTTTGCTTACCTACCGCTGAACGCGATGCATGGCCCCCATCACGTCGCGAAGAAGTATTCGGATCCTTTCCTGGAACAAGGGCATAACGAAGCACGTTCTAAGTTTTTTGGAATGATCGCAAACTTCGATGAAAATCTAGGTCGATTCAGCGCGACGCTGAAACGGAAGGGAATGGACCAGAACACCATCGTCATCTTCATGGGCGACAACGGGACCGCGCAGGGCAGTGACGGGAACCCAGCGAATGACGACGGGTTCAATGCCGGGATGCGAGGCAAGAAAGGATCAACCTACGAAGGCGGGCACCGCGTCGCCTGTTTCGTACGCTGGCCGAACAAACTGGAACCGGGACGTCGAATTCATCAACTGACCACGCACCGCGATTGGTTGCCAACGTTGATCGACCTCTGCAAATTGGAACCATCCAAGTCTGCCCCCCATCAACCGTTCGACGGACGATCCATCGCACCGCTGTTGCTGGGCGAAGAAGTCGATTGGCCACAGCGAACCGTGTTTGTCCAGCGGCAAGCCGATCAACCATCGCTCGAGATGAATCCAGGACGCCGTTCCGCCTATCCCAAGTACGCGGTTCTGACGGAGCAATGGCGAATGGTCAACGGCGAACTGTATCACCATGGTGACGATCCAGGCCAGACACAGGATCTGTCCCAACAGCACCCCGAAGTGGTCGAGCAGTTGTTCGCGCAGTACGAAAAACACTATGCCGACGTCTTTGCCGAAGGCGAACCCTATGCACGGTTTGAAATTGGAACAATGGAAAACCCCACTCGCTTGACTGTCCGCGACTGGCATCCGGACACCATCCCGGGAGTCAAAGGCAGGGTGATCTGGAAGCAGGAACAGCTTGGCGACGACAAACTGTTCATCAATGGTTTTTGGGCCGTCCACTTCGCTCGAACGGGAAGGTACCAAATCCGCTTGTCACGCTTTCCGGGTGACGCGATCGCTGCCATGAAAGCCGATTCGGCGACACTTCAAATCGGCGACCAGACGTTTTCACAAACGATCCGGGCAGATGAATCGTCGGCGACATTCGAAGTGGAACTGGCCGAAGGCGATGCCTTGCTTCAGTCGTGGTTGGTGGACGCAGAAACCGGAAACCAACGTGGTGCCTATTTCGTCGACGCCAAGTTGATTGGCAATTGAGAGTGATCCCCGCCCCCCCAGCTTGATCCTGCCCAGCTTGATCAGGCTCAGTACGGTCATTGCCCAGCCTGACCACAGTCGGGCCGGGCGGGCGGGCTCCCGATCCAATCGGATCGATCCGGACGAATTGGCCCTCGCCAGACTTCCCCGCAGGCGAAATCGCTCTCGCCAGCGATAAAACCTGCTTCGGGCAACCTTTTTCGGGCTATTTTGTTGACACTCCGCTGATAGACGTCATTGGCCTCATGTAGGCAACGAGCGATCAATCAGTGTCGTTTCTTTCTTCCCCCTCTTTTTTACTCTCTCCTCCGCAAACCGCTGCGCGGCGGGGCCGAGATGACTTGAATCGCGACACTGATTGATCGCTCGTTGCTAGGTCAGTCAGTGGACATTCGACACGTCTGTGATCGCGATCGGACTTCGGTCAGGGCGAAACAGCACAAGGTTTGGAAACAACATTGAAGCCCGGCAATAACGAACAAAAAGGCGTCGACGCCGAGGTGGTGGCACTGATTGCACAGCACCAGTCGCGGCTTCGTGGACTGTTGCGGTGCATGATCGCTGGGCACGCCGACGTGGACGATCTACTGCAAGAGGTCAACGTCGTCATTTGCCAAAAAGCCGACACCTTCGAAATCGGCACTGATTTCTGGGCATGGGCCAGCCAGATTGCTCGCTACAAGGTGATGGAACGCGGCCGCACCTTTGCACGCAGCCGATTGGTTTTTGACGATTCGTTTCTTGATGAACTTGCAGAGGTCGCCACCCAGCGGGCATCCGGATTTGACGAACAACGCGACGCACTTCGCCGGTGTCTGCAGAACCTGCCTCCGGCGCAGCGGGCGCTCATCGAAATGCGGTACGCCAGCGAGCGAACGATTGGCAGTATCGCGAGCGAAATGGATCGGCCAGCGGGTTCGATTCGGCAGACACTTTATCGGATCCGCGGATTGCTGATTCAATGCATCCAGAATCGCTTGGGGGATCTAGCGTGAAGTCCGAATCAGATCGCGAGTTCGCGAAACTTCTGGACCTAGCGGTCAACGGTCAGATTGATCACGTGGGGCTGGCACGCGCCGAACAGTTGATGCAGGAAGACCGCCAACGAATGGAATGCTGGGTCGATCACTTTCGTTTGGATTCGATGCTAAGCGACGAGATGGATCGCCGATCCATCGTGGATCTGGTGGATCTGGTGGCCGCCAGCAACGAAGCCGATTCGCCGGAAACCGGCACGCTTGCAGCTTGGCTTGCCAGCCATCTTTCTGGCCGCACAATGCCATGGATCGCTGCAACCGCACTGGCCGCAGTCCTGTTGCTGATGTTGGCTCCGCGTTTTTGGACACCATCAAACAGCGTCGTCAGCCAACTTCCCCACCGGACCGATTCCAGCGGCGCGATCGCCATGCTGGTCCAATCCACTGCCGACCGCTGGAAGGGCCGGACACAGTCTCCGGCGATGCTAAGCCCTGGTCGATTGCAGTTAGAATCCGGACTCGCAGAGATCGAAATCTACAACGGTGTCACCATGTATTTGGAAGGCCCTGTTGATTTGGACCTGATCTCGCTCGATCGAGTCCATCTTCATCACGGAAAGATTCGCGCAGTCGTTCCCGAACAGGCATTAGGGTTCACCGTCA
Protein-coding regions in this window:
- a CDS encoding cupin domain-containing protein, which encodes MDIPQVTSNADAQSGQMGQRYLASGKSVALRRWEMDACEFNHSVCREYETVGLVISGELALDLDGEIVHLHPGDSWLVPEGAPHRYRVVEPVVVIEATSPPARFNDRDEPA
- a CDS encoding arylsulfatase encodes the protein MIVTDDQGYGDMSCHGNPWLKTPHLDQLASESVRLEDYHVDPVCTPTRAALMTGRYCTRVGAWAVVQGRQLLQRDESTIANVFADAGYRTGMFGKWHLGDAHPYAPRFRGFQDVVCHLAGGADEIGNPVENDFFDDTYYRNGVPEKFDGYCTDVFFSELQRFVTQESDAPFFAYLPLNAMHGPHHVAKKYSDPFLEQGHNEARSKFFGMIANFDENLGRFSATLKRKGMDQNTIVIFMGDNGTAQGSDGNPANDDGFNAGMRGKKGSTYEGGHRVACFVRWPNKLEPGRRIHQLTTHRDWLPTLIDLCKLEPSKSAPHQPFDGRSIAPLLLGEEVDWPQRTVFVQRQADQPSLEMNPGRRSAYPKYAVLTEQWRMVNGELYHHGDDPGQTQDLSQQHPEVVEQLFAQYEKHYADVFAEGEPYARFEIGTMENPTRLTVRDWHPDTIPGVKGRVIWKQEQLGDDKLFINGFWAVHFARTGRYQIRLSRFPGDAIAAMKADSATLQIGDQTFSQTIRADESSATFEVELAEGDALLQSWLVDAETGNQRGAYFVDAKLIGN
- a CDS encoding sigma-70 family RNA polymerase sigma factor encodes the protein MKPGNNEQKGVDAEVVALIAQHQSRLRGLLRCMIAGHADVDDLLQEVNVVICQKADTFEIGTDFWAWASQIARYKVMERGRTFARSRLVFDDSFLDELAEVATQRASGFDEQRDALRRCLQNLPPAQRALIEMRYASERTIGSIASEMDRPAGSIRQTLYRIRGLLIQCIQNRLGDLA